Within Micavibrio sp. TMED2, the genomic segment TGACCGATGACGAGTTCAAGGAGATGCAGAACCATACGCTCTACGGTTTCCAGATCCTGCAGGATGTCGAGCGGTTGAAAATGGCTGCCGATATTGCCCTTTCCCACCATGAAAAATGGGTCGGTGGCGGTTATCCGAACGGTATTGCCGGGGAGAATATTCCCTTGTCCGCCCGGATTGTGGCTTTTGCTGATATCTATGATGCCTTGCGCAGTGTGCGACCGTACAAACGTGGTTTCACCCATGAGGAAAGCATCGATATCATGCTCAACGGTGATGATCGTCTTGATCCGTCAAAACATTTTGATCCTCAATTACTCGATGTTTTCCGCAATCATAACGGTATCTTCGGCAAAATTTATGAGTCGCTGGCCGATGAGAATGTGTTTCAGGGAAACTGAGACATAGTCCATGGATCACGCCGGACGGTATTGATCCAAACAGCCGCCAGTTGCGTAATGACTGTTACGATGCCCTTGAACAGTCAATGAGCTGCGACCTTGTTTTCAACCGTTATCCGACCTCCCTGCCTGTCTTTTGCCTGTGGCCTGATCGCGGCCGTTTCACTGCATGCATCTGCACTTGCCGAGGGCGTTGATAGACAGGTGGATTTGCCTGAAAACCTGTATTTCGATGTGGTGATTGATGGTCGTGATATGGGCTATCATCATGTTGAGTTCAGTCGTGATGGCGATGATCTGGTTGCGGCTGTCGAAATTGATCTTCGTTACGAAGTCGCTTTCATTACTCTGTTCAAATACATCCATAGAAATATTGAACGTTGGCAGGGAACGACCCTGATGGCGCTGTCGTCAAATACCGATGATGACGGGGATAAATATTATGTGCTGGCCGAGCGACAGGGTGAAAGCCTTGCCGTTGATGGGTCTCTCGGAATGTATATGTATGACGATCCGATTGCGACCACATCATACTGGAATTACGAGAGCATGACCGCCAATGGCAACATGCTCAATTCCCAGAAAGGTGATGTTCTGCCCTACACTCTGGAAAGGCAGGGTGAAGAGCAAGTCATGGTGCGCGGTGAGATGGTTGTCGCGAATAAGTATCATGTGAACGCCGAGATCGATACCTACATCTGGTACGCACAGGAGACCCACGAATGGGTCAAACTGGAATTCGATGTGCGTGGTCGCACGATCAGCTATCGACTGGTTGGCGACAAGTCAGAGAGCGATCAGGCGAGTGTGAATGCTGAGGGATCGTGACCGCGGATTTTTTCTTGTTTTGTTGTAAGTGTTTACCCTGTTTTTGTGGCTCCTGACCCATGGCCGTTCTTCGTCTTGTTCTTGGTGACCAACTCACCCGCAATATAAGCGCGCTACATGGTCTCGACGATGGTGACATGGTCCTGATGGCGGAAGTTCGGTCAGAGACTTCCTATGTCAAACATCACAAGAAAAAGATCGCTTTCCTGTTCTCTGCGATGCGCCATTTTGCCGTCCAGTTGCGGGATGAGGGCATCAATGTCAGCTACCGCGAATATGACGACAGGAATAATGCCGGTTCCCTGCTTGGTGAGGTCAAGGCTGCGGTTTCGGCTGATGATTTCGAGGCGGTCATTGTAACCGAACCCGGCGAGTATCGTTTGCTCATGGAAATGCAGAACTGGCCGGATGATCTCGATATGCCGGTACATATCCGGCCGGATCACCGGTTCATCGCCGATCATGCCGAGTTTGCCAAATGGGCTGACGGACGCAAGCAGTACCGGATGGAGTTTTTCTATCGTGAGATGCGGCGCAAGACCGGCATTCTGATGACTGGTGATGGTGAACCCGAGGGTGGTGAATGGAACTATGATCAGGAAAATCGCAAGCCGCCGAAGGAGGGGCTGAACCCGCCGCCATCCAGTAATTTTTCGGTCGATGAGGTGACTGAAGCAGTTCTCGATCTTGTCGAGCGAGAATTTGACGACCATTTCGGTGATTTGCGACCGTTCAACATGGCGGTCACTGACAAGCAGGCGGAAGCGGCCCTGACGCGGTTCATCGACCGGGGGCTGCCGTGGTTCGGCGATTATCAGGATGCCATGGTGTCCGAACAGCCCTTCATGTATCACAGCCTGATATCAGCCTATATCAATGCTGGTTTGCTTGATCCGTTGCGTTGTTGTGAGCGGGCGGTGGCGGCCTATCATGATGGGCATGCGCCACTGAACGCGGTTGAAGGCTTTGTCCGCCAGATCATTGGCTGGCGCGAGTTCGTGCGAGGGCTTTATTGGCTTAAAATGCCGGAATATGCAGCCCTGAATGAGCTCGACGCAGACCGGCCATTACCCGAGTTTTACTGGACCGGTGAGACAGATATGGCGTGTCTCGCGGATGCGGTGCGCAACACGAAACAGTATGCCTATGCCCATCATATCCAGCGCCTTATGGTACTTGGCAACTTTGCCCTGCTGACCGGCGTGGCGCCGGATGCAATCAATGAATGGTTCCTCGTGGTCTATGCCGATGCCTATGAGTGGGTCGAGTTGCCCAATGTGCACGGTATGGCGATCTATGCCGATGGTGGCGTGCTGGGCTCCAAGCCCTATGCCTCGAGCGGCAAATATATTGATCGGATGTCAAATTACTGCACGGCGTGCCCTTATGATGTGAAGGCTGGAACCGGCGATAATGCCTGTCCGTTCAATTATCTCTATTGGGACTTCCTGATGCGCAATGAGGATAGTCTCCGCAACAATCAGCGTATGGGCATGATCTATTCAACCCTGCGCAAAATGGATGCGGCTAAGCGGGATGCTATCCGTACGTCAGCCAGTGAGTTTTTCGATAACCTGCAGCCGTCAAGTGACCATTGGTATGTTCGGGCCCGCAGTACCGATCAAACAGCAATCAGTTAAGAAACCCAACGGAATACAAGGAAAATACAATGCTCAAACCATCCCGACCAAGTGACGGCGTTGCCTGGATTACCGGTGCGTCATCTGGCATCGGCCATGCGCTGGCGCTCGAGCTGGCGAAACGTGGCTGGCGGGTGGTGGTCAGTGCACGCCGGGCCGAGAAGCTGGAGGCGATGAAGCAAGAGGTTGGCGATCCTGACAGCATCATCCCCATGCCGCTCGATGTCACCGACCCAGAAGCGGTCCAGGCGACGGTCGCAAAAATTATCGCAGAACATGGCCCGATCGCCCGCGCGGTGCTCAATGTCGGTACCTTCGATCCCAAGGCCGATGAGTTGTTCGATGCCGAGGCCTATGTTCGGCTGATGACGATCAACACCAGCGGCGCTGCCTATTGTCTTGATCCGATTGCGGCTCACATGGCCGGGCGCAAGCAGGGGCAGATTGCTGTGGTTGCGAGCATTGCCGGGTATCGCGGTCTGCCAACATCGGTTGCCTACAGCTCGAGCAAGGCGGCGCTGATCGCCATGGTCGAGGCGCTGAAGTTTGAATTGGACAAGCACAATGTGCATATCCAGATCGTCAATCCCGGCTTTGTCCGAACGCCTCTGACCGACAAGAACGAGTTTGAAATGCCGTTCCTGATGGAGCCGGATGTTGCGGCCCGAAAATTTGCCGATGGCCTTGATGATACGCGGTTCGAGATTGTCTTTCCGTGGTTCTTTGCCCGGGTTGTGCGGTTCGTCACGAGGCTGCCTTACTGCCTCTACTTCCGGGTCGTCAAACGGGCTACAGGGGATAAGAAAACAGCATGATGCAGGACACAGAACACAACCGGGAAAAGGCATTGGCTGGTCTGAACGCCTATGCAAATTTTTGGGGCACCATCCGTCGGGAGGATATCGAGCACGCGCGGTCACTGATTGCCGATGACATGCTATTCATTGATCCGTTTAGCGAAATACATGGCGCTGATGGTTTCATTCGTATGCTGCACCATATGTTCGAGCAGTGCCACGATCCGCGCTTTGTCATGCGACAGCTTGGCCTTGATACCGGTGGGCCGGATTCTGATGGTTGTTATAACGGGTATATCCTCTGGGACTTTGCCTTCGAGATGAAGCCCGGTGGCAAAACGACCGAGATTACCGGCATGAGTGCTATCAGAATTACCGGCGATGGCCTTATTGCTGCGCATGTGGATCACTGGGACAGCGGTCAGCAGTTGCTGCGCAACATTCCGGTCCTGGGTTTCTTAGTCAATCAGGTGCTGCGGATGCTGGCAGCGGAGCCGCAGTTCCGCAGGCCATAACCGTTTGTATGGCCTGATTATCGGTGCTTCAGGGTAACCTGCACCACATCAATTGCACCGGCGGTGAAGCCTGCTTGGCAATAGGCCAGATATTGCTCCCAGATACGCTTGAAGCGCTGGTCAAAGCCCATGGCGCTGATCTCCGGCCAGACGCTCTGGAACGATGTCTGCCAGCGCGCAAGGGTTTGGGCATATGATTGGCCGAAGCTGAGCTGCTCCACGACCTGTAGGTCAGCTTGGGCGATCTGGTCCGCCAGTACAGTGGGTGAGGGCAGCATGCCGCCGGGGAAGATGTATTTCTGGATATAATCCGCCTTGACCCGGTAATGGCTGAAGCGGTGATCCTCAATAGTGATGATCTGCAGCGCGGCGCGGCCGCCGGGTTTCAGGCGCTCATGTATCTGTTGGAAGAACACCGGCCAGAAACTCTCGCCCACCGCCTCAAACATCTCGATCGAGGCGATGGCGTCGAAGCGCTCGGGCACATCGCGGTAATCCTGAAACCGTATCTCGACGAGATGCTCCAGACCGGCCTTGGCGATGCGCTCGCGGGCATAGGTGAATTGTTGCTCGCTGATGGTAATGGCGGTTACCCGGACGCCGTAATGCCGCGCCGCATGTTCGGCAAATCCGCCCCAGCCGCAACCGACTTCAAGGACATGCATGCCCTCGGTCAGCTGCAGTTGTTGGGCGAGGTGATCATATTTGCGTGCCTGTGCGGTGGTCAGGTTCTCCGCAGGATCGGGCCGGTCAGGATCGGCAAACAGTGCCGATGAATAGGTCATGGACGGGTCCAGCCATGCTTTATAAAAGGCATTGCCAAGGTCGTAATGGGCGCTGATATTCTTGCGTGACCCTTTGCGGGTATTGCGTCGGAACATATGGCCGAGGCCGGACAGGAATCGATACCAGCCCTTGCCCTGCAACACATCGCTCATGGCCTTTTCATTGGCCAGCGCATAGTCGAACAGTGCAGTTATATCCGGCGATGACCAGTCCTCGTCGAGATAGGCTTCGTTGAACCCCAGCATCCCGCCTATCATGAAACGTCGGATGCAGCGTTCGTTATGGATGTGGAGCTCGGCATGGGGGCCGGGATTAGGGCCGGCAACTTTATGCATATGGCCATCCGGACCAATTATTCTGATGCTGCCGACAGGCAGATGGCGGGCAAGACGTACCAACAAGCCTGTGGCATGACTTGTCATTTGTTTTTTGTTTTCCGGTGTTTGTACCAGATCACCATCGCGCGGCATTGTTATTCCCCGGCTGTCTTTTTTCATCCCTGTTATCATCGTTTCTACGATAACGAAACGCATTCGGATCGGGTTTGGCTCCATTCATCACGCGTTTTCTGCGCTGATGTTTCGTCGATTGGCGGCAGTACCAGCGTGCTGGCCTGTGTTGGTGGGGCAGGGCGGTGATGGAATTTTGCCCCCTTGCGCCACAGCTTCAACGCTTCCCAGTGAATACCCGCCATCACCTTCAGCGTCATCAGTGGGTGGCTGACCAAGGCGGCAAGCAGGCTGTGGTCGCTCAATGGCTGCCGCTCGGCGGTGAAGAGGGCGATCATCTGCTCGGTTTCGGTGCCGGTGACCGCACCGCTCTGGCGGATCAACTGGCTTAACCGCCTGCCGGGCTGGTTCAGTCGGAACCGGTAGGAACCGGCAAGTGGCAGGAATGGCGAGACATAGAGGTTCTTCTCCGCGCTCTGGGTTATGATCGATTTGCGTTTCTGTGCCTCGGCTACCGGGATCACATAGCAGTGCTGGTCGCCGAAGGTGTTCTTGACCTCATAGACAATCGCGCTCAGCACCGGTGCCTGTGCTTGGCCGAGATCGTAGACGTAGAACACGCTCAGCGGATTGAAGACGTAACCGAACAGGCGCGGATAGCATTGCACCATGATCCGGCAGCGGGCGGGCAGCAGCTCGTATCTGGCCAGCGTTTCACGCATCCAGTCACGTACCGGTGAGCCGTCACGCGCCCCGTGATCCCGGTCGTGAAAGCTGAACAGATTGGCGCGGTTATAGCTGAAGCATTTCAGTTGATCGGCGATTTCGGTGAGGCGGTCGAGGTCCAGCCAGAGCGAGAATACCCGATAGTCGAAGCGATGCTGGAACGGCACCAGACGCTTGTGCATGACCCGCCCGACATAAAGCGCGGGTGTCAAATCATCCGGTGCGGTTGGTGCGGGCATATCGCTCATGCTGCTCGTTTTACTCCGCCGCGACCGGTATTGGTTGCTGCACCGGTCGTGTATTGAGGGCAGCTGGTGACATCTCGGTTATCTGCCATGGTCGCTTGACGCCGCCGATGCTCTCGGCAATGGCGAGGCCGGATGCAATGCCGTCCTCATGGAAACCATGCCCGGCCCATGCGCCGCCAAACCACAGGCCATTCGCTCCCTGTATCAGAGGCAATTCAGTCTGTGCCGCAATCGCCGCCGTGTCAAAAACCGGATGGGTATAGTCCTGCGTCGCCAGCACTTTGGCGGGGTCGGGTTCGGTCAGCGGGTTGAGACTGACGAAATAGGGCCGAGCCCGGTCGATATTCTGCAACCGGTTCATCCAGTAGGTGATTGACGCGCTGATCCCGCCATCAGCCGTTTTGCGGCCCAGATAATTCCAACTGGTCCAGACGCGACGGCGTCTTGGCATCAGCCGCGTGTCCTGATGCAGCACCGCACGGTTGCGCTGATAGCGGATGCGACCGAGCACGGCGCATTGCTCCGGTGTGGCTTGCTCGCCCAGAATGGCGATTGCCTGATCGGTATGGCAGGCAAAGACAACCTGATCAGCGCTGAATGTCTCACCGCTAGCCGTATCCAGGCAATGTTGGCCACCATCGCGAGTAATGGCGGTAATCGGTGCGTTGATATGGATGCGGTTTTCCGTGTGCAGCTTCTGGCTGATGGCCTCGACATAGGATCGGCTGCCTCCGGTCACAGTGCGCCAGATCACCTGATCCTTCAGTCGGAACAGGCCGTGATTGACGTAGAAGCTGACAAAGTTCTCCGCCGGGAAAGCGAGCATTTCGGTGATGCTGCTCGACCAGATCGCGGCACCCATGGGCAGGATATGCTGCTGCTGGAACCGCTCGCCATAGCCATCACAATGGAGATACTCACCGAGTGTTATGTCGGTCAGGCGACCATTGGCGAGATCTTCCGGTGCCTTTTTGTAGAACCGCAGCAGGTCGC encodes:
- a CDS encoding SAM-dependent methyltransferase, with translation MTSHATGLLVRLARHLPVGSIRIIGPDGHMHKVAGPNPGPHAELHIHNERCIRRFMIGGMLGFNEAYLDEDWSSPDITALFDYALANEKAMSDVLQGKGWYRFLSGLGHMFRRNTRKGSRKNISAHYDLGNAFYKAWLDPSMTYSSALFADPDRPDPAENLTTAQARKYDHLAQQLQLTEGMHVLEVGCGWGGFAEHAARHYGVRVTAITISEQQFTYARERIAKAGLEHLVEIRFQDYRDVPERFDAIASIEMFEAVGESFWPVFFQQIHERLKPGGRAALQIITIEDHRFSHYRVKADYIQKYIFPGGMLPSPTVLADQIAQADLQVVEQLSFGQSYAQTLARWQTSFQSVWPEISAMGFDQRFKRIWEQYLAYCQAGFTAGAIDVVQVTLKHR
- a CDS encoding cryptochrome/photolyase family protein, which produces MAVLRLVLGDQLTRNISALHGLDDGDMVLMAEVRSETSYVKHHKKKIAFLFSAMRHFAVQLRDEGINVSYREYDDRNNAGSLLGEVKAAVSADDFEAVIVTEPGEYRLLMEMQNWPDDLDMPVHIRPDHRFIADHAEFAKWADGRKQYRMEFFYREMRRKTGILMTGDGEPEGGEWNYDQENRKPPKEGLNPPPSSNFSVDEVTEAVLDLVEREFDDHFGDLRPFNMAVTDKQAEAALTRFIDRGLPWFGDYQDAMVSEQPFMYHSLISAYINAGLLDPLRCCERAVAAYHDGHAPLNAVEGFVRQIIGWREFVRGLYWLKMPEYAALNELDADRPLPEFYWTGETDMACLADAVRNTKQYAYAHHIQRLMVLGNFALLTGVAPDAINEWFLVVYADAYEWVELPNVHGMAIYADGGVLGSKPYASSGKYIDRMSNYCTACPYDVKAGTGDNACPFNYLYWDFLMRNEDSLRNNQRMGMIYSTLRKMDAAKRDAIRTSASEFFDNLQPSSDHWYVRARSTDQTAIS